Proteins encoded together in one Bradyrhizobium sp. CB82 window:
- a CDS encoding c-type cytochrome translates to MFALSISVAFADGPNLGTPIDPADVAAWDISVMPDGSGLPAGSGTPAQGERIYAEKCVACHDQDGKNKFGFSPLFGGGKITDISAGMKTIANFWPYSTTLFDFIRRGMPWQQPRSLTDDEVYALTAFILAKNKLIGETDTMNPETLPKVRMPNRGGFIIRFPDRI, encoded by the coding sequence GTGTTCGCTCTGAGCATCAGCGTAGCGTTCGCCGACGGGCCCAATCTTGGCACGCCTATTGACCCCGCCGACGTCGCGGCGTGGGATATCAGCGTTATGCCTGACGGCTCTGGCCTGCCGGCGGGAAGCGGTACGCCGGCGCAAGGCGAGCGGATCTACGCGGAGAAATGTGTCGCCTGCCATGACCAGGACGGCAAGAACAAATTCGGTTTTTCACCGCTGTTCGGAGGCGGCAAGATCACCGACATATCGGCCGGGATGAAGACCATTGCGAACTTTTGGCCTTATTCCACGACGCTCTTCGACTTCATCCGTAGAGGGATGCCGTGGCAGCAGCCGAGGTCACTCACCGACGACGAGGTCTACGCTCTGACCGCGTTCATCCTAGCGAAAAACAAACTCATCGGTGAGACCGACACCATGAACCCCGAGACGCTGCCCAAAGTGCGGATGCCGAACCGTGGTGGCTTCATAATCCGTTTCCCCGATAGAATTTAA
- a CDS encoding ABC transporter substrate-binding protein produces the protein MVGDAVGKGVELLRAILPSAKRVAVLMSNNPTHPQQYELAETSINRLGLAAVRVVAPTPGDLDQAFESIKQENCDAIFVLADVTRPAIVTLAARSRIPAIYQSGPYAPLGGLASYHPKLEAIYVKVAQYCDRVFKGANPAELPVEQPVVFELAVNLKTAASLGLTIPDSIMARADKVIE, from the coding sequence ATGGTTGGCGATGCCGTCGGCAAGGGGGTCGAACTTCTCCGCGCGATCCTGCCGTCCGCAAAACGTGTTGCTGTGCTCATGTCCAACAACCCAACTCATCCGCAGCAATATGAATTGGCCGAAACATCCATCAACAGGTTGGGACTTGCAGCCGTTCGCGTGGTCGCACCGACTCCTGGTGATCTCGATCAGGCCTTTGAATCGATCAAACAGGAGAACTGTGATGCCATATTTGTGCTTGCCGATGTAACCAGGCCGGCAATTGTAACTTTGGCCGCAAGGTCAAGAATACCAGCAATTTACCAGTCTGGCCCTTACGCCCCACTGGGCGGACTGGCCAGCTACCATCCCAAGCTAGAGGCGATCTATGTCAAGGTTGCGCAATACTGCGATAGGGTTTTCAAGGGAGCCAACCCTGCTGAACTCCCTGTCGAGCAGCCGGTCGTTTTCGAGCTCGCGGTAAATCTTAAAACTGCCGCCTCGCTTGGCCTAACCATTCCGGACAGCATCATGGCTCGAGCTGACAAGGTCATCGAATGA
- a CDS encoding IS66 family transposase: MSIAALRDENERLKALLAQTQAALSEHQGALAASEEARRRLEIILGELRREKFGSKSEKLRPDQYHLPLEDVEIAQGILDAAQERAEAVINGRSRNVPDQGPHRNRGCLPAHLPRVERIIEPASTLCPCGCGAMAKIGEDVSKRLDVIPAQWRVLVTRRPKYICRRCSGPVVQAHAPEHVVPGGLPTEAAIAHVIVSKFGDHTPFYRQAEIYARQGIRLDRATLGNWSGRACFHLQPIADHMRRRLAMADRLFMDETTAPVLDPGRGQTKKGYFWAVVSDDRGHSGPSPPIVLFRYAPGRSGAFAEQFLDGFGGRYLQCDAYDGYDRLTEVVRPQGPWTLVHCWSHLRRRFVKLVRNSKSPIAEAAVRHIAQLYAIEAMVRGSSPDVRLATRKEHSLPLIAALKPWFEKQLSMISSGSTLAEDIRYALNHWQGLTRFLEDGRLELDTNPVENAIRPVCLTRKNALFAGHEIGAENWAMLASIVATCKLNSVSPVAYIAETLEAIIDGHPHSRIDDLMPWRFRKTSSQLQ, from the coding sequence ATGAGCATCGCGGCGCTGCGCGACGAAAACGAACGCCTCAAGGCGCTTTTGGCGCAAACGCAGGCGGCCTTGAGCGAGCATCAGGGGGCGCTGGCGGCGTCGGAGGAAGCGCGGCGTCGGCTAGAGATCATTCTCGGCGAATTGCGCCGCGAGAAGTTCGGCTCGAAGTCCGAGAAGCTGCGGCCAGATCAGTATCACTTACCGCTGGAAGACGTGGAGATCGCGCAAGGCATCCTGGACGCGGCGCAGGAGAGAGCCGAGGCTGTGATCAACGGCCGATCGCGGAACGTGCCGGATCAAGGTCCTCATCGCAATCGCGGCTGCTTGCCTGCCCATTTGCCGCGGGTGGAACGGATCATCGAGCCTGCAAGCACGCTCTGTCCGTGCGGTTGCGGCGCCATGGCGAAGATCGGCGAGGACGTCAGCAAACGCCTGGACGTGATACCGGCGCAATGGAGGGTGTTGGTCACGCGCCGCCCGAAATATATCTGTCGCCGCTGCTCGGGCCCCGTCGTGCAGGCGCACGCACCGGAGCACGTCGTGCCCGGCGGGCTGCCGACCGAAGCGGCCATCGCGCACGTGATCGTCTCCAAATTTGGCGACCACACGCCATTTTACCGTCAGGCCGAGATCTATGCGCGCCAGGGGATCCGGCTTGATCGGGCGACACTGGGCAACTGGTCCGGCCGAGCCTGCTTCCATCTTCAACCGATCGCGGACCACATGCGCCGCCGCCTGGCCATGGCGGATCGCCTGTTCATGGACGAAACCACGGCGCCGGTACTCGATCCCGGGCGCGGCCAAACGAAGAAAGGCTACTTCTGGGCGGTTGTCTCCGATGACCGCGGCCACAGCGGGCCAAGTCCGCCGATCGTGCTGTTCCGATATGCCCCTGGTCGCAGCGGTGCCTTTGCTGAGCAGTTCCTCGACGGTTTTGGCGGACGCTACCTGCAATGCGATGCCTATGACGGTTATGACCGGCTGACCGAGGTCGTTCGACCGCAAGGGCCGTGGACGCTCGTGCATTGCTGGAGCCATTTGCGCCGGCGCTTCGTCAAATTGGTGCGCAACAGCAAGTCTCCGATCGCCGAGGCCGCCGTTCGACACATCGCGCAGCTTTACGCCATCGAAGCCATGGTGCGCGGCTCGTCGCCGGACGTCCGGTTGGCCACGCGCAAGGAGCACTCGCTGCCCCTCATCGCGGCTTTAAAACCGTGGTTTGAGAAGCAGCTTTCTATGATCTCCAGCGGCTCAACGCTCGCCGAGGACATCCGCTATGCGCTCAATCACTGGCAGGGGCTGACCCGCTTCCTCGAAGACGGGCGTCTCGAACTCGACACCAACCCGGTCGAGAACGCCATCCGGCCGGTCTGCCTAACCAGAAAAAATGCGCTCTTCGCGGGCCATGAAATCGGGGCCGAAAACTGGGCCATGCTGGCGTCGATCGTCGCCACCTGCAAGCTCAACAGCGTCAGCCCGGTTGCCTACATCGCTGAAACACTCGAGGCGATCATCGACGGCCATCCCCACAGCAGGATCGATGACCTCATGCCGTGGCGATTCCGCAAAACGTCAAGCCAGCTTCAATAG
- the tnpB gene encoding IS66 family insertion sequence element accessory protein TnpB (TnpB, as the term is used for proteins encoded by IS66 family insertion elements, is considered an accessory protein, since TnpC, encoded by a neighboring gene, is a DDE family transposase.) — protein MIAAGADLKIYVATRPIDFRCGHDGLAAKVQEMLRLDPFSGAAFVFRSKRADRIKILVWDRTGLVLVHKRLEGCKFVWPTIADGVMRMSPAMFAALFEGLDWRLVRPEEARRPQVAG, from the coding sequence ATGATTGCGGCCGGTGCTGATCTGAAGATTTACGTTGCAACGCGGCCGATCGACTTCCGCTGTGGCCACGATGGGCTTGCGGCGAAGGTGCAGGAGATGCTTCGTCTTGACCCGTTCAGCGGCGCAGCCTTCGTGTTCCGATCGAAACGAGCGGACCGAATCAAGATTTTGGTGTGGGACCGAACGGGCCTGGTGTTGGTTCACAAGCGCCTCGAAGGTTGCAAGTTCGTTTGGCCAACGATCGCGGACGGCGTGATGCGGATGTCGCCGGCGATGTTCGCGGCTTTGTTCGAGGGGCTGGATTGGAGGTTGGTCCGCCCGGAAGAAGCGCGGCGGCCGCAGGTCGCTGGATAA
- a CDS encoding transposase, with protein MGLDSKKDVHLDGPGSVSRLEVLEGPSGRRVRSEAERARIVAESLLPGAQVAEVARKHGATRWQIYDWRRRFRQRGLLPACEASQPTFAPLVVGGALEERQAPAIKLEIAIGDIVLRTDTAIDAEQLSRVIRVLRASR; from the coding sequence ATGGGATTGGACAGCAAAAAGGACGTCCATTTAGACGGCCCAGGGTCGGTGAGCCGGTTGGAAGTTCTGGAAGGACCGTCGGGGCGGCGCGTGCGCTCGGAAGCTGAGAGAGCTCGGATCGTCGCGGAGAGTCTGTTGCCCGGTGCCCAGGTGGCCGAGGTGGCGCGCAAGCACGGAGCGACGCGCTGGCAGATCTACGATTGGCGACGGCGCTTTCGACAGCGAGGCCTGCTGCCGGCGTGCGAAGCGTCCCAGCCGACATTCGCGCCGCTGGTGGTGGGAGGTGCGTTGGAAGAGCGTCAGGCTCCGGCCATCAAGCTTGAGATCGCGATTGGTGATATCGTGCTGCGGACGGATACGGCCATTGATGCCGAGCAGCTGTCCCGGGTGATCCGCGTGCTGCGAGCATCACGATGA
- a CDS encoding IS1182 family transposase, which translates to MRRFIEGADRNQSTLLPECLDDWVGESNPVRVVDAFVEALDLDEMGFEDIEPSATGRPGYHPAVLLKLYIYGYLNRIQSSRRLEREARRNLEVIWLLQRLSPDDKTIADFRRDNGLGIRKVCAKFVELCRRMGLLTQASVAIDGSKFKAVNTRDKNFTKGKVERRRQQLEESVSRYLAQLDTADLQEPSETLAAKTAHLKEKLTKLKSEMHKLEAYEEAMLASPDQQISLTDPDSRSMATSGRGSGVVGYNVQVAVDTEHHLIIAHEVTNSGSDRAQLANMGKQAKAVLGVDKLEAVADRGYYTGEEIKACADADILVTLPKPNTTGMEAKGKFGKHDFAYLAKQDVYRCPAGELLAYWLTTVDGERTIRRYVTKACGSCLLKARCTTAKNRVISRWEHEHVMEDAQRRLDADPQAMRRRRETVEHPFGTLKMRMGATHFLTKRLPKVATEMALHVLAYKLTRVMNIMGAGALIAAIQA; encoded by the coding sequence ATGCGACGGTTCATTGAAGGCGCGGATCGCAATCAATCGACGTTGTTGCCGGAATGCCTCGATGATTGGGTCGGTGAGAGCAATCCTGTTCGCGTTGTCGATGCGTTTGTCGAAGCACTTGATCTCGACGAGATGGGTTTTGAGGACATCGAACCGTCGGCGACCGGGCGACCCGGCTATCATCCAGCGGTGCTGCTCAAGCTGTACATCTACGGCTATCTCAACCGCATCCAGTCGAGCCGCCGGCTGGAGCGGGAGGCACGACGCAATCTCGAGGTGATCTGGCTGTTACAACGGCTTTCGCCCGACGACAAGACGATCGCCGACTTTCGTCGCGACAACGGCCTCGGTATCAGGAAGGTGTGCGCGAAGTTCGTTGAGCTTTGCCGGCGGATGGGATTGCTGACGCAGGCGAGCGTCGCCATCGACGGATCGAAGTTCAAGGCGGTCAACACGCGTGACAAGAACTTCACAAAGGGCAAGGTCGAGCGCCGTCGCCAGCAACTGGAGGAGAGCGTCTCGCGTTATCTCGCACAGCTCGACACGGCAGATCTGCAGGAGCCATCTGAGACTCTCGCCGCGAAGACGGCGCATCTGAAGGAAAAGCTCACCAAGCTCAAGAGCGAGATGCACAAGCTCGAAGCCTACGAAGAGGCGATGCTGGCATCACCAGATCAACAGATCTCGCTGACCGATCCCGACAGTCGGTCCATGGCAACGAGTGGCCGTGGCTCGGGCGTCGTTGGCTACAATGTGCAGGTTGCCGTAGATACCGAGCATCACCTCATCATCGCGCACGAAGTAACGAATAGCGGCTCGGATCGCGCTCAACTGGCAAACATGGGCAAACAGGCCAAGGCCGTGCTCGGCGTCGACAAGCTCGAGGCGGTGGCCGATCGCGGCTATTACACAGGCGAGGAGATCAAGGCTTGCGCCGACGCTGATATCCTTGTGACTCTACCGAAGCCAAACACGACCGGCATGGAGGCGAAGGGCAAGTTTGGAAAGCACGACTTCGCCTATCTGGCCAAACAGGATGTGTATCGCTGCCCGGCTGGCGAGTTGCTGGCATATTGGCTCACAACAGTGGATGGCGAACGCACCATTCGGCGCTACGTCACGAAAGCTTGTGGGAGTTGCCTACTGAAGGCGCGCTGCACCACGGCCAAAAACCGCGTCATCTCTCGTTGGGAGCATGAGCACGTCATGGAGGATGCCCAGAGGCGGCTCGACGCTGATCCTCAGGCGATGCGTCGCCGTCGCGAGACGGTCGAGCATCCGTTCGGCACGCTGAAGATGCGCATGGGCGCGACGCACTTCTTGACGAAGCGCTTGCCGAAAGTCGCCACTGAGATGGCGCTGCACGTGCTCGCCTACAAGCTCACGCGCGTGATGAACATCATGGGTGCTGGTGCGTTGATCGCGGCGATTCAGGCGTGA
- a CDS encoding IS110 family transposase, producing MQKLNDLSRSLTPLKPDGTLIAVIEMSLSSWLVAGIVPGVERQPSKKLEVDENALLKLLNRWREEARRAGHGIERIAVAFEAGRDGFWLARWLRARDIEAHVIHASSIAVSREHRRAKTDRLDTELLKRSFLGWLRGERDHCKMVAIPTIKDEDAKRPTRERESLIGEQSRIVNRMKAALIRLGIRGFNPKLKKAAERLDGLRTPEGEPIPPNTLAELRRDMARRRLVSDQIRQIEDARLEHLKQTPSDGPRAMVRLLARVIGVGVETADMLVQEVLSRSMRDRRAIARYAGLTGSPDESGRKRREKGLTRSGNARVRRGMIELAWRFLRFQKDSVLAQWFRTRTENARGTRKTMIVAVARKLLIDLWRLVREGVVPDGVVLRPASMNGDH from the coding sequence ATGCAGAAGTTGAATGACCTGAGCCGATCCCTCACGCCCCTCAAACCAGACGGCACGCTGATCGCTGTGATCGAGATGAGCCTGTCGAGCTGGCTCGTTGCGGGGATTGTGCCTGGTGTCGAGCGCCAGCCGTCGAAGAAGCTTGAGGTCGACGAGAACGCCTTGCTGAAGCTGCTCAATCGCTGGCGAGAAGAAGCGCGGAGGGCAGGACACGGAATCGAACGCATCGCGGTCGCTTTCGAGGCCGGCCGTGACGGTTTCTGGTTGGCCCGCTGGCTCAGGGCGCGCGACATCGAGGCGCATGTCATTCACGCATCGAGCATAGCGGTATCGCGCGAGCACCGGCGCGCCAAGACCGATCGTCTCGACACCGAACTGCTCAAACGCAGCTTTCTCGGCTGGTTGCGGGGCGAGCGTGATCACTGCAAGATGGTCGCGATCCCGACAATCAAGGACGAAGATGCCAAGCGCCCCACCCGTGAGCGCGAGAGCCTCATCGGAGAGCAAAGTCGGATCGTCAACCGAATGAAAGCAGCGTTGATACGGCTCGGCATCCGCGGCTTCAATCCCAAGCTGAAGAAAGCCGCCGAACGCCTTGACGGCTTACGCACCCCCGAGGGCGAGCCGATCCCGCCCAACACCCTGGCTGAGCTGCGTCGCGACATGGCGCGCCGGCGGCTCGTCAGCGATCAGATACGGCAGATCGAGGACGCTCGCCTGGAGCATCTCAAGCAAACGCCCAGCGATGGACCACGCGCAATGGTGCGCCTATTGGCGCGGGTGATCGGCGTTGGTGTCGAGACCGCCGACATGCTGGTGCAGGAGGTACTATCGCGAAGCATGCGCGACCGAAGGGCGATAGCGCGTTATGCTGGCCTCACCGGCTCGCCCGACGAGAGCGGCAGAAAACGCCGGGAGAAAGGGCTGACGCGTTCCGGCAACGCTCGAGTGAGACGAGGCATGATCGAATTGGCCTGGCGATTTCTCAGGTTCCAGAAGGACAGCGTCTTAGCGCAGTGGTTTCGAACCCGGACCGAGAATGCCCGCGGGACGCGCAAGACCATGATCGTGGCCGTGGCGCGCAAGCTGCTAATCGACCTGTGGCGGCTCGTGCGGGAGGGTGTAGTGCCGGACGGCGTCGTTCTGCGGCCGGCATCCATGAACGGAGATCACTGA